Proteins from a genomic interval of Bradyrhizobium sp. CCBAU 53340:
- a CDS encoding flavin-dependent oxidoreductase, translating to MKAIIVGGGIGGLTTALMLRARGIGCEVFEQSDTIRELGVGINTLPHAMRELASLGLLQKLDDVAIRTDQLYYLNRHGQEVWREARGVDAGHDVPQFSIHRGRLQGVIHRAVEERLGAEAIHTGCRLGAFTQDEGGVTAYFFDRAGAHIHTARGDILIGADGIHSRVRDTLFPNEGPPCWNGLMLWRGARDWPLFLTGKSMIVAGGLNAKVVVYPIAEGSSSASRLTNWAVLVKVGEGNAPPPRKEDWSRPGRREELMPHVARFSVPYIDVKSLISATPEFYEYPTCDRDPLPYWSSGRVTLLGDAAHPMYPVGSNGASQAILDARCLADALVRAEHPRQALMEYEKKRLPMTADIVRSNRRGGPEGVIDAVEQLAPDGFDNVDNVLSYSQREAIVRGYATKAGFAAVPGLAAVRA from the coding sequence ATGAAGGCGATTATCGTCGGTGGCGGTATTGGTGGTCTCACCACGGCTTTGATGCTGCGGGCCCGCGGCATCGGCTGCGAGGTCTTCGAACAGTCCGATACGATCCGCGAGCTCGGCGTCGGCATCAACACGCTGCCACACGCCATGCGCGAGCTAGCCAGCCTTGGTCTGCTGCAAAAGCTCGACGACGTCGCAATCCGAACCGACCAGCTCTATTACCTCAACCGCCACGGCCAGGAGGTCTGGCGCGAAGCTCGTGGCGTGGACGCTGGCCATGACGTGCCGCAATTCTCGATCCATCGCGGCCGGCTTCAGGGCGTCATCCATCGCGCCGTCGAGGAGCGGCTCGGGGCGGAGGCGATCCACACCGGCTGCAGGCTCGGCGCCTTCACGCAGGATGAGGGCGGCGTCACAGCCTACTTCTTCGATCGTGCTGGCGCGCATATCCACACCGCGCGCGGCGATATCCTGATCGGCGCCGACGGCATTCATTCGCGCGTGCGCGACACGCTGTTCCCGAACGAAGGGCCGCCGTGCTGGAACGGCCTGATGCTGTGGCGCGGTGCGCGCGACTGGCCGCTGTTCCTCACCGGCAAATCCATGATCGTCGCTGGTGGTCTCAATGCCAAGGTGGTGGTCTATCCGATCGCGGAAGGATCGAGCTCCGCGAGCCGTCTGACCAACTGGGCGGTTCTGGTGAAAGTGGGTGAGGGCAACGCTCCGCCGCCGCGGAAAGAGGACTGGTCGCGGCCAGGCCGGCGCGAGGAGCTGATGCCGCATGTCGCACGTTTTTCAGTGCCCTACATCGATGTGAAGAGCCTGATCTCGGCAACGCCCGAATTCTACGAATATCCGACCTGCGACCGCGATCCCTTGCCCTATTGGTCGTCCGGTCGCGTCACGCTGCTCGGCGATGCCGCGCATCCCATGTATCCGGTGGGATCCAATGGCGCCTCGCAGGCTATCCTCGATGCGCGATGTCTTGCCGACGCGCTGGTGCGCGCCGAGCATCCGCGACAGGCGCTGATGGAATACGAGAAGAAGCGGCTGCCGATGACCGCGGATATCGTCCGCTCCAACCGTCGTGGCGGACCCGAAGGCGTCATCGATGCCGTCGAGCAGCTGGCGCCCGACGGCTTCGACAATGTCGACAACGTATTGAGCTATTCCCAGCGTGAAGCCATCGTACGTGGCTACGCCACCAAGGCCGGCTTCGCTGCGGTGCCAGGACTCGCGGCGGTGCGCGCTTAA
- a CDS encoding benzoate-CoA ligase family protein, whose amino-acid sequence MANAAKVQVSGSHDTSVATAHVDKFARQHLPPSELWPEFIFTRPELQYPPRLNCVSYFLDRWVEQGHGDAPCVISPAVSYTYRELQALVNRIANVLVGKLGLVTGERVLLRSANSPMMVATYLAVIKAGGICVATMPLLRAKELSYPIQKAEITLALCDGKLSDEMEKAKLAVPGLKHVVYWGNGAADSLEAMLADASPEFTAVDTASDDICLIAFTSGTTGDPKGTMHFHRDMLAVCDGYARNILRAEQSDRFIGSAPLAFTFGFGGVLFPMHIGASFVVLEKTTPDDMLAAIEQYKTTVCFTAPTAYRAMIGKLAGRDVSSLRKCVSAGETLPKPTFDAWLKATGLKLMDGIGSTELLHIFISATEEEIRPGATGKPVPGYEAKIVDDDGNDVPAGTMGKLAVRGPTGCRYLADERQRKYVQNGWNITGDTYLMDSDGYFWYQSRSDDMIVSSGYNIAGTDVEAALLTHPSVAECGVVGAPDEARGMIVKAYVIAAPGVTPDARLAAELQEHVKREIAPYKYPRAIEFVTQLPKTETGKLKRFALRQLAQAAAASSGVAAE is encoded by the coding sequence ATGGCCAACGCCGCCAAGGTTCAAGTCTCGGGCTCGCATGACACAAGCGTTGCGACCGCCCATGTCGATAAGTTCGCGCGGCAGCATCTGCCGCCGTCCGAGCTCTGGCCGGAGTTCATCTTCACGCGGCCGGAGTTGCAGTATCCGCCGCGATTGAACTGCGTCAGCTATTTCCTCGACCGCTGGGTCGAGCAGGGGCACGGCGACGCGCCCTGCGTCATCAGTCCCGCCGTCAGCTACACCTATCGCGAACTGCAGGCGCTGGTGAATCGTATCGCCAACGTGCTGGTCGGCAAGCTCGGCCTGGTGACCGGCGAGCGCGTGCTGCTGCGCTCCGCCAACAGCCCGATGATGGTTGCGACCTATCTCGCCGTGATCAAAGCCGGCGGCATCTGCGTGGCGACAATGCCATTGCTGCGAGCCAAGGAGCTGTCCTATCCGATCCAGAAAGCGGAGATCACGCTCGCGCTCTGCGACGGAAAGCTCTCCGATGAGATGGAGAAGGCCAAGCTGGCTGTGCCCGGTCTCAAGCACGTGGTCTATTGGGGTAACGGAGCTGCCGACTCGCTCGAGGCCATGCTTGCGGATGCCAGCCCTGAATTTACAGCAGTCGATACCGCATCCGATGACATTTGCCTGATCGCATTCACCTCCGGCACGACCGGGGATCCCAAGGGCACCATGCATTTCCACCGGGACATGCTGGCGGTGTGCGACGGTTACGCACGCAACATCCTGCGGGCAGAACAGAGCGACCGTTTCATCGGTTCCGCGCCGCTCGCTTTCACCTTCGGCTTCGGCGGCGTGCTGTTTCCGATGCATATCGGTGCCTCTTTCGTAGTTCTCGAGAAAACGACGCCCGATGACATGCTGGCGGCGATCGAGCAATACAAGACCACAGTTTGCTTCACAGCGCCGACTGCATATCGCGCCATGATCGGCAAGCTGGCGGGCCGCGACGTCTCTTCGCTGCGAAAGTGCGTCTCCGCAGGCGAGACGCTGCCCAAGCCGACATTCGATGCCTGGCTGAAGGCTACCGGCCTCAAGCTGATGGACGGGATTGGCTCGACAGAGCTGCTGCACATCTTCATCAGCGCGACCGAGGAGGAAATTCGCCCCGGCGCGACCGGAAAACCCGTGCCCGGCTATGAGGCGAAGATCGTAGACGATGACGGCAACGATGTGCCAGCCGGCACGATGGGGAAGCTCGCGGTGCGAGGGCCGACCGGGTGTCGCTATCTAGCAGACGAGCGGCAGCGCAAATACGTCCAGAACGGCTGGAACATCACCGGCGACACCTATCTGATGGATAGCGACGGCTACTTCTGGTACCAGTCGCGCTCCGACGACATGATCGTGTCATCCGGATACAATATCGCGGGCACGGATGTGGAAGCGGCTTTGCTCACACATCCGTCCGTTGCCGAATGCGGCGTCGTCGGTGCCCCGGACGAGGCGCGCGGGATGATCGTGAAAGCCTATGTCATTGCCGCGCCCGGCGTGACGCCGGATGCAAGGCTCGCGGCCGAGTTGCAAGAGCATGTCAAACGCGAGATCGCACCGTACAAATATCCGCGCGCGATCGAGTTCGTGACCCAGCTGCCAAAGACCGAGACCGGAAAGCTGAAACGCTTTGCCTTGCGCCAATTGGCGCAGGCGGCCGCGGCGTCCTCGGGCGTCGCGGCAGAATGA
- a CDS encoding bifunctional salicylyl-CoA 5-hydroxylase/oxidoreductase, with the protein MKVAIIGGGPAGLYAAILLKKQRPSADITVYERNRADDTFGFGVVFSDATLDNFEKHDLPSYRRITQEFAYWDDIAVHFRDTVHRVGGNGFCGCSRQKLLLILQERARELGVSLHFEVDIDDESRFADADLILLADGVNSRFREKYAEHFQPDVDLRANKFAWMGSTKPLDAFTFIFQETEWGPFIAHAYQYEAGHSTWIFETDPETFERAGLTGLNETQSAARMAEIFGWFLDGHKLLTNRSMWRNFPMIRSKRWVKDNMVLLGDAKASAHFSIGSGTKLAMEDAIALADAMAKAPDIKAALDVYEHGRREEVEKTQHAADVSLVWFEHVDRFWGFDPVQFAFGVMTRSKAITYDNLKLRAPDFVAEVEKSFAKQVRSNGFDVDTDKPMVPLFQPFRLREMEIANRAVMSPMCMYSAKEGVPGDFHLVHYGSRAIGGAGLIFTEMTCVSRDARITPGCAGLWNDEQEASWRRIVDFVHGNSAAKICLQLGHAGRKGATKLMWDGIDRPLEQGRWDVVSASPLPYFPDSQVPRELDRAGMNAVRNSFVAAAERGERCGFDMLELHCAHGYLLASFISPLTNTRTDGYGGPLENRLRFPLEIFEALRAVWPKHKPMSVRISATDWADGGITGDDAVAIARAFAEAGVDLVDVSTGQTVRDAQPVYGRMFQTPFSDQVRNEARVATMCVGNITTADQANTILAAGRADLVALGRPHLVDPFFTMKAAAWYGADDAFCPPQYLPGKEQIFRNSVRDRQDLEELRIKAKPKTRAELKAEATKPLAAE; encoded by the coding sequence ATGAAAGTCGCGATCATCGGTGGTGGACCTGCGGGTCTCTACGCAGCGATCCTGCTCAAGAAGCAGCGTCCGAGCGCCGACATCACCGTGTACGAGCGCAACCGCGCCGACGATACGTTCGGCTTTGGCGTGGTGTTCTCGGACGCCACGCTGGACAATTTCGAGAAGCACGATCTTCCGAGCTATCGCCGCATCACCCAGGAGTTCGCCTACTGGGACGACATCGCCGTGCATTTTCGCGACACGGTGCACCGGGTCGGCGGCAACGGCTTTTGCGGCTGCTCGCGGCAGAAACTGCTCCTGATCCTTCAGGAGCGAGCGCGCGAACTGGGCGTCAGCCTGCATTTCGAAGTGGATATCGACGACGAGTCGCGTTTTGCCGACGCTGATCTCATTCTGCTCGCCGATGGCGTCAACAGCCGTTTCCGCGAGAAATATGCCGAGCACTTCCAGCCGGACGTCGATCTCCGCGCCAACAAGTTCGCCTGGATGGGCTCGACCAAGCCGCTCGATGCCTTCACGTTCATCTTCCAGGAGACTGAGTGGGGACCGTTCATCGCCCACGCCTATCAGTATGAGGCGGGTCACTCGACCTGGATCTTTGAGACCGATCCGGAGACGTTCGAGCGGGCAGGGCTGACGGGGCTGAACGAGACCCAGTCCGCCGCACGGATGGCCGAGATCTTCGGCTGGTTCCTCGACGGGCACAAGCTGCTCACCAACCGCTCGATGTGGCGCAATTTTCCGATGATCCGCAGCAAGCGCTGGGTCAAGGACAATATGGTCCTGCTCGGCGACGCCAAGGCGAGCGCACACTTTTCGATCGGCTCCGGCACCAAGCTTGCGATGGAAGATGCGATCGCGCTGGCTGATGCAATGGCGAAGGCGCCCGACATCAAGGCGGCGCTGGATGTCTACGAGCACGGCCGCCGCGAGGAGGTCGAGAAGACCCAGCATGCCGCCGACGTCTCGCTGGTCTGGTTCGAGCACGTCGACCGCTTCTGGGGTTTCGATCCCGTGCAGTTCGCGTTCGGTGTGATGACGCGTTCGAAGGCGATCACCTACGACAATCTAAAACTCCGCGCGCCCGATTTCGTTGCCGAAGTCGAGAAGTCATTCGCCAAACAAGTGCGCAGCAACGGCTTCGATGTCGACACCGACAAGCCGATGGTACCGCTGTTCCAGCCTTTCCGGCTTCGTGAGATGGAGATCGCGAACCGCGCCGTGATGTCGCCGATGTGTATGTACTCGGCGAAGGAGGGCGTTCCCGGTGATTTCCACCTCGTGCACTACGGCTCGCGCGCCATCGGCGGTGCCGGCCTGATCTTTACAGAGATGACGTGCGTCAGCCGCGACGCGCGGATTACGCCCGGCTGCGCTGGCCTGTGGAATGATGAGCAGGAAGCGTCGTGGCGGCGCATCGTGGATTTCGTTCACGGCAACTCCGCCGCGAAAATCTGCCTGCAACTCGGGCACGCCGGCCGCAAGGGCGCGACCAAGCTGATGTGGGATGGCATCGACCGTCCGCTGGAGCAGGGCCGCTGGGACGTGGTCTCAGCATCGCCGCTGCCCTATTTCCCTGATAGCCAGGTGCCGCGCGAGCTCGATCGGGCCGGCATGAATGCAGTACGGAACTCCTTCGTCGCTGCGGCCGAGCGCGGCGAGCGCTGCGGCTTCGACATGCTCGAATTGCACTGCGCCCACGGCTACCTGCTCGCGAGCTTCATCTCGCCGCTGACCAATACCCGTACAGACGGATATGGCGGCCCGCTCGAAAACCGCCTGCGCTTCCCGCTCGAGATTTTTGAGGCCCTGCGCGCCGTGTGGCCGAAGCACAAGCCGATGTCGGTGCGCATTTCCGCGACCGACTGGGCTGACGGCGGCATTACCGGTGACGATGCGGTTGCCATTGCGCGCGCCTTTGCCGAGGCGGGTGTCGATCTCGTCGACGTCTCCACCGGGCAAACGGTCCGCGATGCGCAGCCGGTCTATGGCCGCATGTTCCAGACGCCATTTTCCGATCAGGTCCGCAACGAGGCGCGGGTGGCGACCATGTGCGTCGGCAACATCACGACAGCGGACCAGGCCAATACCATTTTGGCCGCTGGCAGGGCGGATCTGGTCGCGCTCGGGCGGCCGCATCTGGTCGATCCGTTCTTCACCATGAAGGCGGCGGCCTGGTACGGGGCGGACGACGCGTTCTGCCCGCCGCAATATCTGCCCGGAAAGGAGCAGATTTTCCGCAACAGCGTCCGCGATCGGCAGGATCTCGAGGAGCTGAGAATTAAGGCTAAGCCCAAGACCCGGGCCGAGCTCAAGGCGGAGGCGACAAAGCCGCTTGCGGCGGAGTGA
- a CDS encoding ABC transporter substrate-binding protein, translating to MKTKLTLAAAVLLLGTTMSPALAEEKIKLGVIVTLSGPAAALGQQVRDGFALAVKDLGSKLGGRDVEVVVVDDELKPDAAVTKVKGLLERDKVDFVVGPIFSNILQAIHRPVTESKTFLISPNAGPSTFAGKECSPFFYVTSYQNDQVHEILGKVAQDRGYKRMYLMVPNYQAGKDSVAGFKLDYKGEIVEESYMPLNTLDFQPELSKISSLKPDALFTFMPGGLGVNLVKQYKQAGLADGIPVLSAFTVDESTLPAQQDAAVGMFGGANWAPNLDNPQNKKFVAGYEAAYNSVPGTYAMQAYDAAMLIDSAVKAVKGDLSNKDAVAAALKKADFTSLRGSFKFNTNGYPIQDFYLTKVAKRPDGKFQTEIVQKVFENYGDRYAKDCKAN from the coding sequence ATGAAGACGAAATTGACCTTGGCTGCGGCCGTCTTGCTGCTCGGCACCACGATGAGCCCTGCCCTTGCTGAGGAGAAGATCAAGCTGGGCGTGATCGTGACCCTGTCGGGGCCAGCCGCCGCGCTCGGCCAGCAGGTTCGCGACGGCTTCGCGCTCGCTGTGAAAGATCTCGGCAGCAAGTTGGGAGGCCGCGATGTCGAAGTGGTCGTTGTCGACGACGAGCTGAAGCCCGACGCGGCCGTGACCAAGGTCAAGGGCCTGCTTGAGCGCGACAAGGTCGATTTTGTTGTCGGGCCGATCTTCTCCAACATCCTTCAGGCGATCCACCGACCGGTCACGGAATCGAAGACCTTCCTAATTAGCCCCAACGCCGGCCCGTCAACGTTTGCCGGCAAGGAATGCAGCCCGTTCTTCTATGTGACGTCGTATCAGAACGACCAGGTCCACGAGATCCTTGGCAAAGTGGCGCAGGATCGCGGCTACAAGCGGATGTACCTGATGGTGCCGAACTATCAAGCCGGCAAGGACTCCGTTGCGGGCTTCAAGCTCGACTACAAAGGCGAGATCGTCGAAGAATCCTACATGCCGCTTAACACGTTGGACTTCCAGCCGGAGCTGTCCAAGATTTCGTCGCTGAAGCCCGATGCGCTGTTCACGTTCATGCCTGGCGGCCTCGGCGTCAATCTCGTCAAGCAATACAAGCAGGCAGGCCTTGCCGACGGCATTCCGGTGCTTTCGGCTTTCACGGTGGATGAATCGACCCTGCCGGCGCAACAGGATGCGGCCGTCGGCATGTTCGGCGGCGCGAACTGGGCGCCCAATCTGGACAATCCCCAGAACAAGAAGTTCGTCGCCGGCTATGAGGCCGCCTACAACAGCGTGCCCGGCACCTACGCGATGCAGGCGTATGATGCAGCGATGCTGATCGACAGCGCGGTCAAGGCCGTGAAGGGCGACCTCTCCAACAAGGATGCTGTTGCTGCTGCCCTGAAGAAAGCCGACTTCACGTCGCTGCGCGGATCGTTCAAGTTCAACACCAATGGTTATCCAATTCAGGATTTTTACCTGACCAAGGTCGCCAAGCGGCCGGACGGCAAATTCCAGACCGAGATCGTCCAGAAGGTCTTTGAGAACTATGGCGACCGCTACGCCAAAGACTGCAAGGCGAACTGA
- a CDS encoding alpha/beta hydrolase, translated as MNVVQILPRSEQPAPVLDSAVDVVPSVPRAEPAGEEPAVKQALEPYPIDRTFHAILARFTGGLSPAALLLAWLDWSCHLAVAPQRRMEIANNAIRDSARLLDAAAHTTSPEQKPWSVIRPEGRDRRFKDSQWEVAHFNILAQAFLLGERWWHDATTGVRGVSRANEAIVEFSVRQLLDMLAPSNFAMTNPKVLEKAFQSGGENFVFGWQNWCGDLMRTLAAARPTASEQFVVGKTMAASPGKVVYRNELIELIQYQPTTAQVRPEPVLIVPAWIMKYYILDLSPKNSLVRYLTEQGFTVFAISWRNPGARDRDVAFDDYRKQGVMAALDAIGPIVPSRKIHALGYCLGGTLLSIAAAAMARDGDDRLGTITLLAAQTDFTEAGELTLFINESQVAFLEDMMWQRGYLDTAQMAAAFALLRSNDLIWSRLSHDYLMGEASSPSDLMAWNADATRLPYRMHSEYLRKLFLDNDLAEGRYQVEDKSISLSDIHTPMFVVGTLADHVAPWRSVHKIHYQVDADLTFLLTSGGHNAGVVAPPDEPGHSYQVMTKAADAPYVGPDEWLKLAPHAEGSWWPEWARWLIAKSGELCDPPPIGNGDIDSLPDAPGDYVRT; from the coding sequence ATGAACGTCGTGCAAATCCTTCCTCGGTCCGAACAGCCGGCGCCAGTGCTCGACTCAGCTGTTGACGTCGTTCCCTCGGTGCCGAGAGCCGAGCCGGCCGGGGAAGAGCCAGCCGTCAAGCAGGCGTTAGAACCTTATCCTATCGACCGCACGTTCCACGCGATACTGGCACGGTTCACGGGCGGGCTCTCGCCGGCGGCCTTGCTGCTTGCCTGGCTCGATTGGAGCTGTCACCTCGCCGTCGCGCCGCAACGTCGGATGGAGATCGCCAACAATGCTATCCGTGACTCCGCCCGTTTGCTGGATGCCGCGGCGCATACAACCTCGCCAGAGCAAAAGCCCTGGTCCGTGATCCGGCCGGAGGGGCGGGATCGCCGTTTCAAGGATTCGCAATGGGAAGTTGCGCACTTTAACATTCTTGCGCAGGCGTTTCTGCTCGGCGAGCGCTGGTGGCACGATGCCACGACCGGGGTGCGTGGCGTCTCGCGCGCGAATGAGGCCATCGTCGAATTCTCCGTCCGCCAGCTGCTCGACATGCTGGCGCCGTCGAACTTCGCGATGACCAACCCGAAAGTGCTGGAAAAGGCATTTCAGAGCGGCGGAGAGAATTTCGTCTTCGGCTGGCAGAACTGGTGCGGCGATCTCATGCGGACGCTCGCGGCGGCAAGGCCCACAGCCAGTGAGCAGTTTGTCGTCGGCAAGACGATGGCGGCTTCGCCGGGCAAGGTCGTCTACCGCAATGAGCTGATCGAGCTGATCCAGTACCAGCCGACCACGGCCCAAGTGCGGCCCGAGCCGGTCCTGATCGTGCCAGCCTGGATCATGAAATATTACATTCTCGATCTGTCGCCGAAGAATTCATTGGTCAGATATCTAACCGAACAGGGTTTTACCGTCTTCGCGATCTCCTGGCGCAATCCGGGCGCCAGAGATCGGGATGTCGCATTTGACGATTATCGCAAGCAGGGTGTGATGGCTGCGTTGGACGCGATCGGCCCCATCGTTCCGTCTCGGAAGATCCACGCGCTCGGCTATTGTCTCGGCGGCACCTTGTTGTCGATCGCCGCCGCCGCGATGGCGCGCGACGGCGACGATCGTCTCGGCACCATCACTCTGCTGGCCGCGCAGACTGACTTCACCGAGGCCGGCGAGCTGACGCTCTTCATCAATGAAAGCCAGGTCGCCTTCCTCGAAGACATGATGTGGCAGCGAGGCTATCTCGATACGGCGCAGATGGCCGCCGCATTTGCGCTGCTGCGTTCGAACGACCTGATCTGGTCGCGGTTGTCGCATGACTATTTGATGGGCGAGGCGTCGTCGCCGAGCGATCTGATGGCCTGGAACGCCGACGCGACGCGGCTACCCTATCGGATGCACTCCGAATATCTCCGCAAGCTGTTCCTAGACAACGATCTTGCCGAGGGACGGTACCAGGTCGAGGACAAGAGTATCTCGCTCTCCGATATCCATACGCCGATGTTCGTGGTCGGTACGCTCGCCGATCACGTGGCACCGTGGCGATCCGTGCACAAGATCCACTACCAGGTCGACGCCGACCTGACCTTCCTGCTGACCAGCGGTGGCCATAATGCCGGCGTCGTTGCGCCGCCCGACGAGCCCGGACACAGCTATCAGGTCATGACCAAGGCTGCCGATGCGCCCTATGTGGGCCCGGACGAATGGCTGAAGCTCGCGCCTCATGCCGAGGGATCGTGGTGGCCGGAATGGGCGCGCTGGCTCATCGCGAAGTCCGGCGAGCTCTGCGATCCGCCGCCGATCGGCAATGGCGACATTGATAGCCTCCCCGATGCACCCGGCGACTACGTCCGCACCTAA
- a CDS encoding MarR family winged helix-turn-helix transcriptional regulator, with protein sequence MLDSETKAVETPEDHADELRLWLRLLTCTTLIEGEVRGRLRQRFDVTLPRFDLMAQLDKAPDGMTLSDVSKRMMVSNGNVTGLVERLVESGHLDRRTSETDRRVQVIRLTKLGRAEFRRMAAEHETWIADLFADLTPKDVRELMRLLAKTKASAQKSAARRRP encoded by the coding sequence ATGCTCGATTCCGAGACCAAGGCTGTCGAAACGCCGGAGGACCACGCCGATGAGCTTCGGCTGTGGCTGCGCCTGCTGACCTGCACCACTCTGATCGAGGGGGAGGTTCGCGGCCGCCTGCGGCAGCGTTTCGACGTCACGCTGCCTCGCTTCGACCTCATGGCGCAGCTCGACAAGGCGCCCGACGGCATGACGCTGTCGGATGTCTCCAAGCGCATGATGGTGTCCAACGGCAACGTCACCGGCCTCGTCGAGCGCCTCGTGGAATCGGGCCATCTCGACCGTCGCACCTCGGAGACCGACCGTCGCGTCCAGGTGATCCGCCTCACAAAGCTTGGACGCGCCGAATTCCGCAGGATGGCTGCGGAGCACGAGACCTGGATCGCGGATCTCTTTGCTGACCTGACGCCGAAGGATGTGCGTGAGCTGATGCGGCTTCTGGCCAAGACCAAGGCGTCGGCGCAGAAATCGGCCGCGCGTCGCCGGCCCTGA
- a CDS encoding cupin domain-containing protein translates to MKSEITGITRANEGIQGISWNILGQTYVPKSCAENSFSWHATLPPGTFVPPHIHPDQDEYLYMLEGKLDFVLGNSEAQATPGDLIRLGMGVPHGIFNKSEQTAKVLFWVSPTKKLFDLFWGLHNMKEQKPEDVVAMAAEFNIHFLPPPPGAG, encoded by the coding sequence ATGAAGAGCGAAATCACCGGCATCACGCGGGCCAATGAGGGCATCCAGGGCATTTCCTGGAACATCCTCGGCCAGACCTATGTGCCGAAGAGCTGCGCCGAAAACAGCTTCTCATGGCACGCGACATTGCCGCCGGGGACGTTCGTGCCGCCGCACATCCATCCGGACCAGGATGAGTATCTCTACATGCTGGAGGGCAAGCTCGACTTCGTGCTCGGCAATTCGGAGGCGCAGGCAACGCCGGGCGATCTGATCAGGCTCGGCATGGGCGTGCCGCACGGCATCTTCAACAAGTCGGAGCAGACCGCAAAGGTGCTGTTCTGGGTGTCGCCGACCAAAAAGCTGTTCGACCTGTTCTGGGGCCTTCACAACATGAAGGAACAAAAGCCGGAGGATGTCGTGGCGATGGCCGCCGAGTTCAACATCCACTTCCTGCCGCCGCCTCCTGGCGCCGGCTAG
- a CDS encoding RidA family protein, with the protein MTTPKGPQLAVLPTAAEDDTSPRAQVLQPSGWPMPKGYANGMAAEGRIVVTGGVIGWDAQERLAEGFVAQVRQTLSNIAEILAEAGARPEHLVRLTWYVVDMDEYLANLKELGQVYRTIFGAHYPAMALVQVVRLVEKAARVEIEATAVIPR; encoded by the coding sequence GTGACAACGCCGAAAGGTCCCCAGCTCGCAGTGCTGCCGACCGCCGCTGAGGATGACACCAGCCCGAGAGCGCAGGTGCTGCAGCCCTCAGGCTGGCCGATGCCGAAGGGCTACGCCAACGGCATGGCCGCCGAAGGGCGGATCGTCGTCACAGGCGGCGTGATCGGCTGGGATGCACAGGAGCGTCTCGCCGAGGGCTTTGTCGCCCAGGTGCGCCAGACCCTGAGCAACATCGCGGAGATTTTAGCTGAGGCCGGTGCGCGGCCCGAGCACCTGGTGCGTCTGACCTGGTACGTCGTCGACATGGACGAATACCTGGCGAACCTGAAGGAGCTCGGTCAGGTCTACCGCACCATCTTCGGCGCGCACTATCCGGCGATGGCGCTGGTCCAGGTCGTGCGGCTGGTGGAGAAGGCGGCGCGGGTCGAGATCGAGGCCACCGCCGTCATTCCCCGCTGA
- a CDS encoding CBS domain-containing protein, with product MRAHQIMTRSVISVTPDTSIVEAANIMLKRHVSGLTVVNDSGRLVGVVSEGDFIRRSEIGTGRKRGRWLRFIIGAGKSASDFVHEHGRKVSEVMTTSPVTITEDTALAEIVDLMERNNIKRLPVVRGDQVVGIVSRANLLQAVAGLAREVPDPTADDDHIRGRIIDAMEKHDWCPFGLNVIVRDGIVHLSGVITEEPARQAAIVAAENVEGVKKVHDHLCWVDTMSGVYLNSPEDDDLAKAS from the coding sequence ATGCGCGCCCACCAGATCATGACCCGGTCGGTTATCTCGGTCACGCCCGACACCAGTATCGTCGAGGCAGCGAACATCATGTTGAAGCGTCACGTCAGCGGCCTGACTGTGGTCAACGACAGTGGCAGGCTGGTCGGCGTGGTCTCGGAAGGCGACTTCATCCGTCGCAGCGAAATCGGCACCGGACGCAAGCGCGGCCGCTGGCTGCGGTTCATTATCGGCGCCGGAAAGTCAGCCAGCGACTTCGTCCACGAGCACGGTCGCAAGGTTTCGGAGGTCATGACCACTTCGCCGGTCACCATCACCGAGGATACTGCGCTCGCCGAGATCGTCGATCTCATGGAACGCAACAACATCAAACGCCTGCCGGTGGTGCGCGGCGACCAAGTTGTCGGCATCGTGTCACGCGCCAACCTGCTGCAGGCCGTGGCCGGCCTCGCTCGCGAGGTGCCGGATCCGACCGCTGATGACGATCACATCCGCGGCCGCATCATCGATGCCATGGAGAAGCATGACTGGTGCCCGTTCGGGCTGAACGTCATCGTGCGCGACGGCATCGTTCACTTGAGCGGCGTCATCACCGAGGAGCCCGCGCGGCAGGCGGCGATCGTTGCAGCCGAGAACGTCGAAGGGGTGAAGAAGGTGCACGACCATCTGTGCTGGGTCGACACCATGTCCGGCGTCTATCTGAACTCCCCCGAAGACGATGATCTCGCCAAAGCAAGCTGA